In Pseudomonas flavescens, the sequence TCGGGTCTGGTCCTCGCTGCTGCGCACGTCGCCGCGCAGTTGCTCGACCGCCACCAGCAGCTCGGCCAGGTGTTCGTGGTTGCTCGCCGTGCCGGCGCTGATCTGCGCCACCTGGGTGTCGACATCGGCCGCCAGGTCGGCGATGCCGCGCAGTTGCTCGCCGGTGAATTCGATCTGTCGGGCGGCCGCTTCCAGCTCTTCGGCCTGACGCTGGATATGGTTGACCACCGCCGAACTCTGCTGACGGATATCGGCGACCATCTGCCCGACTTCTCCCGTGGCGGTGGCGGTACGCCCGGCCAGGCTGCGCACCTCGTCGGCGACCACCGCGAAGCCGCGGCCCTGTTCACCGGCGCGGGCAGCCTCGATGGCGGCGTTGAGCGCCAGCAGGTTGGTCTGGCTGGCGATGGACTGGATCACCTGGGTGACCTGCTCGATCTGCTCGGTACGCGCCCCGAGGCCATCGATCAGCTCGCGGCTGGCGGCGGCCTGGGCGCTGAGCTGCTGCATGCGGCTGATCGCCTGCTGCAGTTCGGCCTGGCCGGTGGCGCTGCTGGTGCGCACGGTCTGCGCCGCACCAAGGGTCTGGCCGGCGCGCTCGGCGTTGCTCTGTTCGGTGCGGGTCACGGCGTGGGCACCTTCGCCGATCTGTTCGACCGCCGCCAGTTGCGACTGCAGCTTGCCGGCCAGTTGCTGCACGGTGAAGGCCACCTGGGCGGCCGACAGGGCGTTATGGCAGGTGTGCTGCGACAGGCTCTGGCTCAGCTCATCCAGCGAGGCCGCCGGCGCAGCGTCGACAGGCGGCGCAGCAACCTTGCGCCAGGGCCCGAGCCACGGCCACAGGGCCAGCGACAACAGCGCGATGACGCCAAGATAGGTCGGCAGGTGCACTTGTTGCCAGACCACCAGCAACGCGAGCAGGCCGAGCACGTGCAGGGCCAATGCCAGCCGGTCATGCGTAAAACCAGAACCCATGGCGAACCTCATTGTTTTTATGGTGCCGGGATATCGGGCGCAGCAAGCGCCGAGCCTTGTTTCAGCTCATCGGCAGCGCAGGGCGTATCTGTAGAGGCGCGGCAGCCGCCTGGCCGAGTTGACCATCTCATCATGCGCCGGGCTATGGCACTTTGGTAGCAGAGGGTCGACTTCCGGGAGAGTGCCGATCAGCGCTTGAGGCTGTGACGCTTGACGAAGGCGCGGTCGAAATAGTCCTTGCAGCGCCCGTAGAACTGCCCGCCGGCGCTCCACTGACGCCAGCCGAACAAGGCACCGCCATCGCCACTGGCCAGCAGCAGCGGGCGCTGGCCGCTGGTCTTGAAGTCGCGCAGCGGCCCGCCACGCAGTGCCGCGCTCAAGTTGGCGGCCAGCACCGGCACCTGGCGCATGGAATACAGGCCGCTCTTGCGCACGCCAGGCAGGTTGGCGCAATCACCCACGGCGAAAATCTGCGGATGGGAATGGCTCTGCAGGGTCGGCGCGGTGTGCACGAAACCATCGCCATCGCAGCTCAGGCCGCTGTCGGCGATCCACGGGAATGCCTGGGCGCCGCTGGCCAGCAGCAGCCGACCGCCACGCCACACCGCCGCGTCGCCGCTGATCAGGCAATCACCGTCGATGCGGCTGATCGGACAATGCTCGCGCACCTGCACCCGGCGCATGCGCAGATGGCCCCAGGCGCGCATCCGCAACCCGGCACAGTGGCCAGCCAGCAGCGGCTCGCCGCAAAACAGCGCCAGCTGCGGTACCTGATCGGCCAGTGCCAGGGCCAGGGCCATTTCCACCCCGGCCACGCCGCCACCGAGAATCGCCAGAGGCTGAGGCTCGCGCTGCCAGGCCTTCCAGCCAGCGATGAAGCTGTCCACCGGCTTCACCGCCAGCACATCCATCGCGTCGCCTTCACGGGGCGGACAGGCGACCCGGTCGCCGGCATTCAGCGACAGCCAGTTGCCCTGCAGCACGCGGCCATCGCCCAGGCTAAGTTGCCGCGTGGCGGCATCCAGAGCAGCCACCGGCGCGACGATCAGTTCGACCTGGGCAGCCTGGCACAGCGCGGCCAGGCCGATCTGGCAGTCCTCGGCGCTGTAACGCCCCGCTACCAGCCCCGGCAACATGCCGGCGTACCAGGTGTGCGCGGCGCTGGCCACCAGGGCGATGCGACCCACCGGCCGCTCGATCAGCGCCCAGCGCCGCAGAACCCCGAGATGGGCCGGGCCTGCGCCTACCAGCAACAGATCGTAGTCAGTCATCTACACCGATATCCTTGTGAGCCTGAGCAGAGCGACAAGCCGCGCTGCGAAAAGCAGAGCGAGCTTTGACCGAAACGCGCCCGGAATGATCCGGCGCTCCCCGAGCATGGCGGCAGCGAGCCGTTTCGAGCAAGAGAAGAGACGCTTGGGGCAGGCTTTCGACACATTTTTACAGCGCGATTTATGCCGAAATCATGCGGCGGATGCCTGGGCAGGCAGCCGCTCCAGCACCCCGGGGTCGAGGCGCAACAGGCGCACGCAGCGGGCCTCGCGCAGCTCGCTGGGGCTTTGCGACGCATCGAGCGCGACCACCTGCCCGGCGAGGTTGAGCACCAGCGCCTCGCGGGAGAACACCCCGCTGTTGAGGCTGTAATAAGCCGCCACCAACTCGCGCAGCCCGAACGGCAGGCGCCAGCGAATACGCAGCGCCGAGCCGAAACTGGCGGCGCGCAGGCGGATGGCCTGTTCGATTTCCTCATCACTGAGGCTGCCGCCAGCGTCCTGCCAGTCCTGCATGCAGCGCAACAGTGCCAGCTCGCCGATGTTGTGCAACAGGCCGGCGGTGTAGCAGAGCTCGGCATCCAGCGACAGTTCGCAGGCCAGCCAGTGAGCGACCTCGGCACTGCGCTGGGCGGCGGCCCAGGTGCGCACGCCCTGCTCGGCCAGGCGCGGGTCACTGAGCCGGGCGTTGCGCTGCACGGAAAGCCCCAGCACCAGATTCAGGGTGCGTGCCACCCCCAGGCGCGGCAGGGCCTGGGCCAGGGTCTGACAGGGGGAGCCGTTGTGGTGAGCGGCACTGTTGGCGGCGGCGATCAGGCAGGCGGTGATCTGCGGGTCACGGGTGAACACCTGCTCCAGCTCACGCAGGCTCGGCTCGCTGCTGTTCAGGTACTGGCTGACCGAGTCACGCACCGAGGCCAATAGCGGCGCGCCCTGCCCTTCTTCGCGCATGGCGTCCAGGTAATCTTCGAGGCGGTTCACCAGCAGCGGACGAATCGGGCACAGCAGCTCCTCGCCCTCGCTGAGCAACAGCCCGGCCAGGCGCTGGCGCAGTGCTTCGGCGTTGAAGGGTTTGGCCAGATAGGCGGTGGGCGCCAGCGGCTTGGCGGCGCGCACGCTGTTGGCATCCAGGCGGCCGCTGATGAGAATGAACGGCAACGCCGGAGTACGCGGGTGGCGGCGCAACTGGCGCAGCAACTCCAGGCCATCGACACCCGGCAGCTCGCTGTCGGCGATCACCAGTTCCGGCAAACGTCGCTTGCAGCGTGCCATGGCCGCCTGACCATCGCTGACACGGATCACCACGGCGTCGCAGCGCACGTCGAGCACCAGTTGCTCGAGCAGATCGGCCGTCCACGGATCGGTATCGGCGATGAGAACTTCCGGTGCGCTGGCCGCTGCAGACATCCATGAACCTCTTCACATAGGTGTAAGAGGCTCAGTATAGACAGGTCAGCGAGCGCTCTGCCGCAGCCCGACAGGGAAAACGCAGGCAAAAAAAGACCCGCCGAAGCGGGTCCTTTTCAACGGCGTGGCTTAAGCCAGTTCGTCGAAGCACTCGGCAACGATGGCGATGCCTTTTTCCAGCTGGGCGTCCGGGATGGTGACCGGCATCAGGAAGCGCACCACGTTGTAGTAGGTGCCGCACGACAACAGGATCAGGCCCTTGTCGCGCGCCTTGGCGACGATCTTGCCCGTCAGCTCGGCAGCCGGTTTGCTGTGGTCGCCGCCTTCGAACAGCTCGATGGCGATCATCGAACCCAGGCCACGTACGTCACCGATCACCTTGTGCTTGGCAGCGATGTCGCGCAGGCCGGCCTTGAGCTTCTCGCCCACGGCGTTGGAACGATCCAGCAGCTTCTCTTCGTCGAACACCTTCAGCACGGCCAGGGCCGCGGCGCAGGCGATCGGGCTACCGGCATAGGTGCCGCCCAGGCCACCGGGAGCGATCTTGTCCATGATCTCGGCCTTGCCGCTGACGCCGGAGATCGGGAAGCCGCCGCCGACGGATTTGGCGAAGGTGGTCAGGTCCGGCACGACGCCCAGTTGCTCGGTGGCGAAGAAAGTACCGGTACGGCCAGCGCCGGTCTGCACTTCGTCAGCGATCAGCAGAATGCCGTGCTGGTCGCACAGGGCACGCAAGCGCTGCATGAAGGCTGGCGAGTTGACGTAGAAGCCCCCTTCGCCCTGCACCGGCTCGATGATGATCGCGGCGATGTCCTGAGGCTGGGCATCGTTCTTGAAGATGCGCTCGATGCTGGCGATGGACTCGTCTTCGCTGACGCCATGCAGCTCGCACGGCGCGATGGCGCGGTACACACCAGCAGGCATCAGGCCCATGCCGGCGGAGTACGGCGCCACCTTGCCGGTCAGCGACAGGGTCATCATGGTGCGGCCGTGGTAGGCGCCGGTGAAGGCGATCACGCCAGCACGGCCGGTAGCGGCACGGGCGATCTTCACGGCGTTCTCGACGGCTTCGGAGCCCGAGGTGACCAGCAGGGTCTTCTTGGCGAAGTCGCCCGGTACGCGCTTGGCGATTTCTTCGCACAGCTCGATGTAGGGTTCGTACGCCAGCACCTGGAAGCAGGTGTGGGTCAGCTTGGTCAGCTGTTCCTGAACGGCGGCGACCACTTTCGGGTGCAGGTGGCCGGTGTTCAGTACGGCGATACCGCCGGCGAAGTCGATGTACTCACGGCCTTCGACGTCCCACACGGTGGCGTTCTCGGCGCGCTCGGCGACGATCGGGTGGATCTGGCCGACGCCACGCGGTACGGCGGCTTGGCGGCGTTGCAGCAGGGATTCGTTGGTCTTGCTCATGGCTTCCTCATTCACCGCTCATCGTCGGTGTGGTTCAAGGATGAAATGACCGGGTCAGCGCCGTCGCAGCATACGATGATCGACTGCAACACTCGCCCCGATCACAGGGACTATTTTTGCTTTCACGCACTATCGGAGCGTAGCGAGCGAAGGTCAGGCAAGGCGGCGGGGCCGGGAAAAAGCGGAGTTGGCTGTTGCCAATGAGCATTTTTCCCGGCCCCGCCAACGCAGCATCACCGAAGCGCAGTAGCGACTACCTAGATGCTCAGGCAGAGGTACTTGATTTCCAGGTAGTCCTCGATGCCGTACTTGGAACCTTCACGGCCCAGGCCCGAGGCCTTGATGCCGCCGAACGGCGCCACTTCGTTGGAGATCAGGCCGGTGTTGATGCCGACCATACCGTATTCCAGCGCCTCGGCCACACGGAACACGCGGCTCAGGTCACGGGCGTAGAAGTAGGAAGCCAGACCGAACTCGGTGTCGTTGGCCATGGCGATCACTTCGGCCTCGTCCTTGAAACGGAACAGCGGCGCCAGCGGGCCGAAGGTTTCGTCCTTGGAGACCAGCGCGTTCTTCGGTACGTCAGCCAGAATGGTCGGCTCGAAGAAGGTGCCACCCAGAGCGTGGGCCTTGCCGCCGGAGAGGATCTTGGCGCCTTTGGAAACGGCGTCCTCGATGTGCTCCTTGACCTTGGCCACGGCCTTCTCGTCGATCAGCGGGCCAGTGGTGGTGCCGTCTTCCAGACCGTTGCCGATCTTCAGCTTCTCGACCGCGACCTTGAGCTTCTCGGCGAAGGCATCGTAGACGCCGTCCTGCACGTAGATGCGGTTGGCGCACACGCAGGTCTGGCCGTTGTTGCGGTACTTGGAGATGATCGCGCCTTCGATGGCCTTGTCCAGGTCAGCATCGTCGAAGACGATGAAGGGCGCGTTGCCACCCAGCTCCAGCGACACTTTCTTGATGTCCTGGGCGCACTCGGCCATCAGTTGGCGACCGATCTCGGTGGAGCCGGTGAACGACAGTTTGCGCACGATCGGGTTGCCGGTCAGCTCGCTGCCGATGTCGCCAGCGCTGCCGGTCACCACGCTGAACACGCCAGCCGGGATACCGGCACGGGTGGCCAGCTCGGCCAGGGCCAGAGCGGAATACGGTGTCTGCGAAGCCGGCTTGAGCACCATGGTGCAACCAGCGGCCAGCGCAGGGCCGGCCTTGCGGGTGATCATCGCGGCCGGGAAGTTCCACGGCGTGATGGCCGCGGTAACGCCGATCGGCTGCTTGATGACGATCAGGCGCTTGTCGGCCTGGTGCCCCGGAATGGTGTCACCATAGACGCGCTTGGCTTCTTCGGCGAACCACTCGATGAAGGACGCCGCGTAGGCGATTTCGCCCTTGGCCTCGGCCAGTGGCTTGCCCTGCTCGATGGTCATCAGGCGCGCCAGGTCTTCCTGGTTCTCCAGCATCAGCTCATACCAGCGACGCAGCTTGGCGGAACGCTCCTTGGCAGTCAGAGCACGCCAGGCCGGCAGCGCCTTGTCGGCCGCCTCGATGGCACGGCGAGTCTCGGCCGCACCCATCTTCGGCACGGTACCGATCACGTCACCGGTGGCCGGGTTGGTCACCTTGATGGTCTGGCCGCTGTCGGCATCAGCCCAGGCACCGTTGACGAAAGCCTGCTGGCGGAACAGTTGAGCGTCTTTCAGTTGCATGGCGGTCTCCTCTATCCTGGCACCACGGCACCAGAAGATGACGAAAGAAGCTGGGAGCGAACCCAGGTATGGGTAGAGCGACAGATTAGCCACTGCCTGGCCGTTCGAACGGGGTGTAACGCCCAGAGTTCAGCGTAACCACATGCACCGTTTGAAATATCAAACAGATCCTAAGATCAGCAGGGTTAAAGGGCAATAGGCCGTTCGAGAAAATTAACAACCCAGCCGATCACCGGCATTCGCACCGTCCCTCTTTATAGCCGAAGCCCGCCTTCCCCACCCGCCAGACGAGCCCCACCAGCAGCATGGACGCACGCCAGCGACATGCGTATGATTGCGCCCCGCAACGCACCAGTAGCTCAGCTGGATAGAGTACTGCCCTCCGAAGGCAGGGGTCGTGGGTTCGAATCCCGCCTGGTGCGCCAAATAGCTGTTTACCGCTGTCTCCAGCAGTCTACAGAACACCCTGAAAAGCCCGCTCTGTGCGGGCTTTCTTGTATCTGCCTGTATACCTCTGTCTACCCCTATACCTGACCACCGTGTACACCAGCGTGTACACCTGACTCAAATTAGAACCCGTGGTGTACAAGGCATGAAGCGCAGCGATATCAAGCGCCGCCCCCTGGCGGATACGACCCTAGCTGGCCTGGAGCCAGAGGGCGCGCCCTACAGGGAACTGGATGGTGGCGGGCTGTACTTCCGGGT encodes:
- a CDS encoding methyl-accepting chemotaxis protein — protein: MGSGFTHDRLALALHVLGLLALLVVWQQVHLPTYLGVIALLSLALWPWLGPWRKVAAPPVDAAPAASLDELSQSLSQHTCHNALSAAQVAFTVQQLAGKLQSQLAAVEQIGEGAHAVTRTEQSNAERAGQTLGAAQTVRTSSATGQAELQQAISRMQQLSAQAAASRELIDGLGARTEQIEQVTQVIQSIASQTNLLALNAAIEAARAGEQGRGFAVVADEVRSLAGRTATATGEVGQMVADIRQQSSAVVNHIQRQAEELEAAARQIEFTGEQLRGIADLAADVDTQVAQISAGTASNHEHLAELLVAVEQLRGDVRSSEDQTRQLGKAAEQLVGQAESVSEQLASVGLDSYHQRIYDLALEGAAAIGRQFEADIQAGRISLADLFDRQYQPIQGSFPAKFRTRFDSHADQVLPAIQEPLLKRHEGLVFAIATTPEGYVPTHNEAFNHPPTGDRAVDTVKSRSKRMFNDRTGIRCGSHKQRLLLQTYMRDTGELMHDLSVPIHVQGKHWGGLRLGYKPEP
- a CDS encoding FAD-dependent oxidoreductase, producing the protein MTDYDLLLVGAGPAHLGVLRRWALIERPVGRIALVASAAHTWYAGMLPGLVAGRYSAEDCQIGLAALCQAAQVELIVAPVAALDAATRQLSLGDGRVLQGNWLSLNAGDRVACPPREGDAMDVLAVKPVDSFIAGWKAWQREPQPLAILGGGVAGVEMALALALADQVPQLALFCGEPLLAGHCAGLRMRAWGHLRMRRVQVREHCPISRIDGDCLISGDAAVWRGGRLLLASGAQAFPWIADSGLSCDGDGFVHTAPTLQSHSHPQIFAVGDCANLPGVRKSGLYSMRQVPVLAANLSAALRGGPLRDFKTSGQRPLLLASGDGGALFGWRQWSAGGQFYGRCKDYFDRAFVKRHSLKR
- a CDS encoding HDOD domain-containing protein, with the translated sequence MSAAASAPEVLIADTDPWTADLLEQLVLDVRCDAVVIRVSDGQAAMARCKRRLPELVIADSELPGVDGLELLRQLRRHPRTPALPFILISGRLDANSVRAAKPLAPTAYLAKPFNAEALRQRLAGLLLSEGEELLCPIRPLLVNRLEDYLDAMREEGQGAPLLASVRDSVSQYLNSSEPSLRELEQVFTRDPQITACLIAAANSAAHHNGSPCQTLAQALPRLGVARTLNLVLGLSVQRNARLSDPRLAEQGVRTWAAAQRSAEVAHWLACELSLDAELCYTAGLLHNIGELALLRCMQDWQDAGGSLSDEEIEQAIRLRAASFGSALRIRWRLPFGLRELVAAYYSLNSGVFSREALVLNLAGQVVALDASQSPSELREARCVRLLRLDPGVLERLPAQASAA
- the gabT gene encoding 4-aminobutyrate--2-oxoglutarate transaminase, which produces MSKTNESLLQRRQAAVPRGVGQIHPIVAERAENATVWDVEGREYIDFAGGIAVLNTGHLHPKVVAAVQEQLTKLTHTCFQVLAYEPYIELCEEIAKRVPGDFAKKTLLVTSGSEAVENAVKIARAATGRAGVIAFTGAYHGRTMMTLSLTGKVAPYSAGMGLMPAGVYRAIAPCELHGVSEDESIASIERIFKNDAQPQDIAAIIIEPVQGEGGFYVNSPAFMQRLRALCDQHGILLIADEVQTGAGRTGTFFATEQLGVVPDLTTFAKSVGGGFPISGVSGKAEIMDKIAPGGLGGTYAGSPIACAAALAVLKVFDEEKLLDRSNAVGEKLKAGLRDIAAKHKVIGDVRGLGSMIAIELFEGGDHSKPAAELTGKIVAKARDKGLILLSCGTYYNVVRFLMPVTIPDAQLEKGIAIVAECFDELA
- the gabD gene encoding NADP-dependent succinate-semialdehyde dehydrogenase — translated: MQLKDAQLFRQQAFVNGAWADADSGQTIKVTNPATGDVIGTVPKMGAAETRRAIEAADKALPAWRALTAKERSAKLRRWYELMLENQEDLARLMTIEQGKPLAEAKGEIAYAASFIEWFAEEAKRVYGDTIPGHQADKRLIVIKQPIGVTAAITPWNFPAAMITRKAGPALAAGCTMVLKPASQTPYSALALAELATRAGIPAGVFSVVTGSAGDIGSELTGNPIVRKLSFTGSTEIGRQLMAECAQDIKKVSLELGGNAPFIVFDDADLDKAIEGAIISKYRNNGQTCVCANRIYVQDGVYDAFAEKLKVAVEKLKIGNGLEDGTTTGPLIDEKAVAKVKEHIEDAVSKGAKILSGGKAHALGGTFFEPTILADVPKNALVSKDETFGPLAPLFRFKDEAEVIAMANDTEFGLASYFYARDLSRVFRVAEALEYGMVGINTGLISNEVAPFGGIKASGLGREGSKYGIEDYLEIKYLCLSI